The following is a genomic window from Myxocyprinus asiaticus isolate MX2 ecotype Aquarium Trade chromosome 38, UBuf_Myxa_2, whole genome shotgun sequence.
AATGGATCCCCACAGGGTAGCATCATAAGTGCTTTATTGTTCATAATTATGATAAATGATGTATTTGAAACAGTCGAAAGTAAAGTAAGTAAATCtctatttgctgatgatggggctcTCTGGTGTGGAGGGAGGAACATAAAATATTGTGAAAGGAAAATGCAAAAAGCATTGATGCAGGTAGAGAATTGGTCAAAAAATGGGGATTAAAATTTTCCGTTGAAAAATGCAGATGATGGTTTTCACAAAGAGAAAAGTTAACTGTAAAGTAAATCTTACATTTTATGATAAATCATTGTGTCAGGTACAGTAGTAAGGTTTTTGGGGGTATGGTTCAATAAAAAATTTACATGGAAAAGTCTTATAGATAAAATAGAAAAAATGCAAaggtattttaaatgtattgaagTGTTTAGCTGGAAGAGAGTGGGGAGCAAACAGAGAAGCTCTGaagacgatatatatatatatatcaatgatCAGATCAGTATTGGATTACAGGTGTGTAGTCTATGATTCAGCCAGCAAGACACAGTTATTAAGGTTAGATAGAATACAGTCCCAAGCACTGAGAATCTGCTGAGGTGCACATACATCTACACTGGTATCGGCATTGCAAGTTGAGGTGGGGGAAATGCCGCTGTGTATTAGGCGGAAACAACTGAAGACAATGTTTTGGACAAATTTAAAAGGTCAAGATGAGTCACAGCCAACGAAATCTGTAATAAAAGCATGTTGGGGGAATGGAAAAGTGTAGAAGGATTGGAAACATAGTGAATGAAATGGGATTAGGAAATCTTGAAAGTATTCCATGATTGGTTAATTCAGCTGTTACCTAGTCCAGCAGTTGACTAAACTCTGTTAAAAACAAGAGAAAAGAAAGGAAGCATGGTTCAAGAAGCTAGTATAGTAAGGGAGTATATCTGGAATAATTATAGATTTTGCTCTCAGATATTTACAGATGCTTCAAAAGATCCTATGAGGAATCAAGTAGGGATAGCATATGTTattccaaaaatggaaattgcagaaaagaaaagaatatcAGACTACTTATCAGTATACACAGgagaactaaaaataaataaaatataaaataaggaCTATGAAGGCAGTTATCTGCACAGAATCTCTATCTCTTTATTACGTCTGGAAGTTCAACAATCAAATAGTAGGCAGGATACTGTAGTAGAAATACTTCAAGACTTGTATATTTTGGAACAAAGaaatataaaagtgttttttattgTGGGTCCCAGGTCATGTAGGGGTAGGAGGGAATGAAATTGCAGATAAGCTGGCGAAAGAGGCAATGTAAAGAAGTGATGTAGATTTACAAATTCCATACAGTAGATCAGAGttcaaaacaataataaagaCACAAGCAAATCAATCCTGGCAGAGTCATTGGGGTTCAGGGGTGAATGGGAGAAATGTTTATGATATTCAGCCTATGGTAGGAAGGCAGTCTAGAGGAAACAGGAAAGAAGATTGTATAATAGCAAGAGTTAGATTGGGGTATACAGGGTTAAACAGCACAAAATGTTTAATGGGTAAACAAACATCAGGACTGTGTGATTTGTGTGGACTGGAACATGTGGAACGTGTTAATAccgtgtaagaaatatgatgcaGAAAGGAATTAAAGGAGACGTTGGAGAGGATGGAGGGAAAACAGTTATCAGTAAAGACCctgttaaagggaaaaaatacataTGTTCAGTTGATAAAAGATACAATTCTACTTGGTAGAATATAGAGGAAGggttaatttgttaattaattttttgtttattttctccaACCCTCTCTGTTCCTGCTTTGGGACCGAAGGGGGTTTGTGGGGCAAGAGAAGAGAGGAAGGGCAGTCTCTAAGCCATGCAAACAGAAAGTGGCGGGAAATGCACTACACAACCGCCGTTAatgagaagaggaagaggaagaggaagaggacgCTTCCGGTGACGTGCCTGAGAAAGTTGGCAGCACCCAAAAGAAAGCATGCAGTGGAGAGATCCGCAGAAAACAGCTCAAACACAGCAAAATAAAGAACAGAATCTAAAATCTGATCAAGAACAAACAAATATTATCCGCGTTCCGTCAGCATGGTGAGTCCAAATCAATCACTTTAATCCAAACAATGTATTTATAAACTAATCTTATGTAAACTCATATGTTCTTTCACTTTTATTCTAATTATTTGGATCAAAAATATACGGTGCAATAAACAAGTGTTTACTTCATTACATATTCATGAGCTTCTTAGTGTTGCAGGAATATAAGTGAATGATTATAGTGGATTAATGCTGATTTAATGTCTctatgtttaatgtgtgtttatgATTCTATGTAATGTTTGTTGTGGTTTGGTCATTTCATGTATTCACTGATGAAGAAGTTAATGAATTTATCTTGATCTGAATGTTATAAgggtgaatggacaaataaagagAGAGTTTTGGTGTTTTCCTCTTGTGGAATCAACTTCAGGACGAGACACCTGATGCAGGACTTAAAGACTATAATGCCACACAGTAAAGCTGGTAAAAGCACATCAGACCTGCTGAATGACTAAACTTAAACCAGGATAAACACAAATCTTATCATTCATTTGTGAAGTTTGACAAATCtctgaagttttttattttatttttacagacaCCAAAATGGATAGAAAAGACAAACTGTTTGTGGATAATGAGGTAATTAACCCATCCAATAAAAAGACAACTCACTGATCTTTAATGTCTGAAAAGTTCGTTCTTACTGATCTGTTAAAGGCGTGTGAAATTAAAAACTGTAACAAGTGCATCTTTTTTGAAGCCAAGAAGAAGCAGGATCTTTACATGTGGTGAGTAAACACTGTATTATTCATGAGATGTCTCCATAACATTTATTTGAGAACGAGTACTGTTACTTTTCGGTACTCGCCGATACCTGTTTTGTGATTTTTTCTGAATTACATATCAACAGTTTacttcaattttatcatcaaaatggtgtttcaACAAATTAATTctttaaaacttgttttcagtgaaaataaaatagaacaaatgaaaatagaacaattcatattcaacataacattgtattatttttatgaaattaagAACTTTTATACAGAAGctcacaattaaaaataaaacattggagttatttttggtcaaataaagtgctgtgtAACAGagtatcacagatgtgagatattgcttaaatataataacatttctattgatttattattagtagtattgcAGTGAATATTACACAACTATTATACAGTCATGAtaaatttttccatttaaatgtagcttttattttggagtgaagccttttctgtgtgttttttccaGAAAAGCCGGTCACtaagtgtgataattaaaccgtaaaaggctgctatttaatgaaataaatatgtagtttgtGTGTGGCTCATGCTGcaaagtgaattagtgctctgctcgctgtcatctgctacaaacagagcgctcGATGCTCATGATGATGTTTCCAGGAGCTCTAAATGATATGAGcatattcatatataatataagcactcatatacactatattgccaaaaatattcgctcatctgcctttagacacatatgaacttaagtgacatcccattcttaatccatagggtttaatatgacgtcggcccaccctttgcagctataacaacttcaactcttctgggaaggctttccacaaggtttaggagtgtgtttatgggaatttttgaccattcttccagaagcacatttgtgaggtcagacactgatgttggacgagaaggcctggctcgcagtcttcgctctaatccatcccaaaggtgctctgttgggttgaggtcaggactctgtgcaggccagtcaagttcttccacaccaaactcactcatccatgtctttatggaccttgctttgtgcactggtgcgcagtcatgttggaacaggaaggggccatccccaaactgttcccacaaagttgggagcatggaattgtccaaaatctcttggtatgctgaagcattcagagttcctttcactggaactaaggggccaagcccagctcctgaaaaacaaccccacaccataatccccctccaccaaacttcacagttggcacaatgcagtcagacaagtaccgttctcctggcaaccgccaaacccagactcgtccatcagattgccagatggagaagcgtgattcgtcactccagagaacgcgtctccactgctctagagtccagtggcggcgtgctttacaccactgcatccgacgctttgcattgcacttggtgatgtatggcttggatgcagctgctcggccatggaaacccattccatgaagctctctacgcactgttcttgagctaatctgaaggccacatgaactttggaggtctgtagcgattgactctgcagaaagttggtgacctctgcgcactatgcgcctcagcatccgctgaccccgctctgtcattttacgtggcctaccacttcgtggctgagttgctgtcattcccaatcgcttccactttgttataataccactgacagttgactgtggaatatttagtagcgaggaaatttcacgactggacttgttgcacaggtggcatcctatcacagtaccacgctggaattcactgagctcctgagagcggcccatattctttcacaaatgtttgtagaagcagtctgcatgcctaggtgcttcattttatacacctgtggccatggaagtgattggaacacctgaattcaattatttggatgggtgagcgaatacttttggcaatatagtgtatgaagtgtgcagcacatgcacacTATGTATTTATCTCTATTTGCCTTtgtagtttaataatcacactgacataatgtgatattaatttgtgtgctgaatgtttacggaatgacattcatacgtcagatggtatcggtttttggtatcggagcatttctactacaagtacatgagcatggTATTGGACCAGATTCCGACTCCTGTATCGGGACATTTGTAGACTTAAGGCCTCGGTACACTCATGGCAAAGTTCTTTTTCGTTCTTTGCTCGGAgccaaaaaaaagttgtaaaCAGCTGAGCAACCGCACATTGTTTTCGAACATTCAGACTTCattcacaccgctgtgggaggtgccaggtgtggtggtggtgtagtggactaaagcactgaactggcaagcagaaggttgctggttcaatcctcacagccaccaccattgtgtccttgagcaagacacttaactccaggttgctccagggggattgtccctgtaataagggcactgtaagtcactttggataaaagcgtctgcccaatgcataaatgtaaatgtttagaagtacatttaattatgaggacactacatgtaaaacatcaactaatgtgacattaaaatgtgttataaattactttatgcctcattcaatGAGTAAAATTCACACaatatcagtaaaagaagctgttttaaccactttaTGATGATTTAAAtagtatatatgcagtagataatgtgtaattggTCTTgttaatattttaagtaaatttatcttCTTTTCTAGGATCTCAGATGTCCCTCACGGACCGTCGGCCAAGTTTCTTGTTCAAAATGGTACAAATTAATTCTTTCAGTATTTCCACAAATATTCCACACTGTGTTGTATCTAAATATAAAGGTTTGATATGATGTAAATGTGTGTTTAGTTCACACACTCGCTGAGATGAAAATGACGGGGAACTGTTTAAAAGGCTCCAGACCGTTGCTGCTGTTTGACCAGGTGAGTAAAAACACACTTaagatcatacacacacacacacacacaaacacatgataATGACAACAATGCTTTTCTGTCACTTTATAGAAATTTGACCAGGAGCCTCATTACGTGCTGTTAAAAGAACTCTTCACTCAGGTTAGTATCAGTGTTTTGTTCTTTAAAtcccatgaaatcacttgacaagtgcagttttctttcctgtgctgTTTAGTGAGTAAACTTTAGTTGAAGTCATAGCTGTAATAATGTGTATATCTTAAGCTTTAGTTGTACACTAATAAATAGACGATGACATGAACTACAAACTCCTTTCAGTCATTTTACTGTGACGTTGGTCTTGTAGATCTTCTCGACACCTCAGTATCACCCGAGGAGTCAGCCGTTTGTGGATCACGTGTTAACGTTCACTATCGCAGACAACAGAATATGGTTCAGAAACTATCAGGTGAGATCATAAATACTCAAGGACGCTGACATAAATGTTTTAACACTGAAGGGTTTTTTTAATCGATGGTTGTGATGTCATCCATAGATCACTGAAGAAGACGCGTCTCTCGTTGAAATCGGTCCTCGCTTTGTTCTGAACTTCATCAAGATATTCCAGGGCAGCTTCGGCGGACCCACCCTGTATGAAAACCCGCATTTCCAGTCGCCCAACATGGTAAGAAGCTTCTCGCTGTTCAGTGATTGTCACACTGTCACGTGATCTGAAACACGCATGTTATTGGACACATTGATGTTTTTGTTTGCAGCATCGGCAAATGATTCGTTTGGCCATGGCGGCTAAACAGAAGGAGAGACAGATGGTGAAGGAGATCAAGAACGAGAAGAGGAAAGAGGGACAGGAAGTGATGTCAAAGACGAAGTGTTTATAACTCCAGGCAGAGCAGAAACCCGTTCAGATCGAACTCGACGCTCCAAAGTCTCAAATAAACAAGAAGAAACTGAAACTCGCTGAGCTGAAGAAGAAAAAGCTGATGAAGCGCAAAGGCCTGCGATAACACTACATACAGTAATAACAGTGATCATTCGTTGATGTTATTAGCCTGCGAAACTGTGTCTGATAAAACAGTTTGAGAAATAATTAGAGATTTTCTGTTTTCAGAACAGGAACTGTTTCTGAGAATCGTAATTGGTTCTTTTGTCGTGTCCAGGTCAAGGGTCAACTCTACATTTGAtgatttacatgaaccgtctgtACTTTTCCATTTATGCATATTTGAAAACAatacaatgttattaaatgtttaaagttGTGTTGATTCATTGTTGGTTTGATATTATTGAAGTTTAAGAATATCCACAGTTTATTATATAAACACTGGTGACGGGAGAATCGAAGCTTTCTGACATTTTTAATCGACTGAACCAATTGCTttgcaaaataattaattgttttgaaacGCTGAGGACATCTGATGATTACTGGCGTGGAAATGCAATGGAAGTCAGAATCTATAATATGCTTCggaaattatttactgccatatatttttcatttaacaGGATCTTTGCAGAATATGTAGATCTTCATGCTTAAGTCGGCCTTTtacgattattattttttaattatttaaaacaagATTGTACTAAATTAATACTTATGTTTTCTATTAATAATGTATGTTCTGCATCTAATATATAGATTAATCTGTATCTTATAAGTATAATATTTGTAAATGGGAACAGCTGTTGGTATCTCGCACAAAGTTCGAGCACTAGATTTaattcagtttaatttaattcactGACCTCGAGGTTACTTCGTGATCACTGAGCTGAGGGCTGCAGAGAGAAACTGGCACAAGTCAAAAGACCCTGTTGACCTGTGTTAGTATCAGTCACTTCTCTTTTTCCGCTAGAGTTTCTGCTGCTAAAATTATTACCACAACAAGATCAGT
Proteins encoded in this region:
- the LOC127428539 gene encoding ribosome biogenesis protein BRX1 homolog codes for the protein MGEWTNKERVLVFSSCGINFRTRHLMQDLKTIMPHSKADTKMDRKDKLFVDNEACEIKNCNKCIFFEAKKKQDLYMWISDVPHGPSAKFLVQNVHTLAEMKMTGNCLKGSRPLLLFDQKFDQEPHYVLLKELFTQIFSTPQYHPRSQPFVDHVLTFTIADNRIWFRNYQITEEDASLVEIGPRFVLNFIKIFQGSFGGPTLYENPHFQSPNMHRQMIRLAMAAKQKERQMVKEIKNEKRKEGQEVMSKTKCL